The DNA window ttacgtattttcgattaaaaaaattggttgtctgtaaagtcggtttacggacggtagtttaacgtgataacgtcaaacattacagtagtatagacaggggcggtcagagtatagcaaaaggggcccgattctgtgacttttttcacgtttttttatttatttatttatttattaaaaatacacaaaagttaacagtatttcaccaaagcacttatgtggtaatataattatgtacatgttaaattgcattaataaaagcaaacacacttaaaagttaaactatggttattacattaatcacctaaagagtgtagagtctatgaaccttaagagttttctgtaaaacacaccaacactatcagcaaatatgtcaatatcgtctgtctccaacatgatgcggttaagagcagctcgggctcgagcggtgcgccggccgccgcgaacaggcgccgccgccgccgcgccggcaccgcgcccggcatgccaaccaccacattcgctcttggcacttgcagccccattctctcaagcacggatgcgtcatctactctatggtgaaacagttggcggtaatgcataatatgcagcagtttccgtctggtttctagagtttgaagaccaaccattcctgttacgaatagagatggataaatgtgcctacagaacttcctctgcactctttctagcatagtgttttgttcttattagaaagaatgcattacaATAAGcctcttttataaattaaagttttttttaaaacctactaatttaggagttagagtggtgcaaagttgcaaaattttcccgtagcattactaaggcgccagagacagaaagcgatatcgacggagccccgcttattacagaaactgcacagaataggagccttcggccgtttgaagatacctaacgaacctaacctatacctatataaaagtcgtcattttgtatcctagaccgtttgcgagacacgcgttaattttattaaagtgctagtgccatttactaatcttagaaccctaatatctcagtaaatattaatggagaagaaaaagtttatataacaaaacatccttatttaaacgtgttctatatgatttatcaatattaacataggttatattggtaaaaaaaatcatcgtaaatttattaagtctatggcgccttagtaaatactatgggaaaattcgcaacttcgtactgctctaactcctaaataagtaggtttttcaaacaacttcattctataaaagatgcttattttaatgcaatctttcatgtttttaaattacaaacactcaaaaataataaacacgggcgcgccatctgtcgcagctgtggtgctttactcaggccacacgctacaaccataccgagcgcatcgatcagccgcttagttccattccaacgcgcgccaatagatggcgcttaagctatatTGGGAAACAGGACAAttacgtcatctttttcgtgcatgctgcccgtagtaacgagttattagacgttatcacgtcaaaatgtgtgtaatatttgatttaactttggccaccgaaaacgctgtcagcgatgtagtgacgtcatagaacctaacttaacttcatgtcaaggcaatcactgacataatgaactttatgcctcatacttaaatgaCAGGAAGTTTTGTGTTTAATTCGATTGACGTCAAtcacagacaatctatagattaacatggctaatgttgtttttgcctgataaagtgaaagtatactttaaaaatgtttctttcttgcggttttcaagtcgtaataaaatatggtaatattttctttcagcggttaacagtattacgctccgcatcaccactgaggcgccagcataagcgtggcggccagcaatactggtggacagcttcggcagggtcgcgtctcgcgtcgttgtcacggcatatgaacgctctacatcaccatcgaggcgccagcataagcgtggcggccagcgatactggtggacagcttcagcaggatcgcggcgttgtcacggcagatggtTAAtcggacagtaattaataatataagatagacttaaaaaaaaatgattaacggtaacgtttttgcagcatggaactttctacaaaaaagtgggtagaatcgaTTGGGGCCAAGTAGCCTAATGACGGACACCACCACGACGGATGACGGATGACGGATGGACggattttaaatttatatatagtagtgtgactacttaaaaacacaaatcaaaatatttgttaaaaataatatttgttcccatagttgcgtcatgttgtataaattattatgaattaatataaaataaagaaattaccTGCAATAACTTTTTTGCTTCAGCAGCACACTTTTGCCATGATCCTAAAACGTCTCTGCAAACCGCCACATATTTATGCTGCGATTTGTTCTCAATTTGCTTGGCTAAAAATGACTTGCCACTCCCTGGGAATCCGACTAAGACTAAAATCTGTAAAGAATAATCAAATTACAACAACTGTGAGAGTAAAGCATCAACACCAACTGCAGTGTTGAAAATTATcgagtatttaaataaataaaataaaaataaccaagTCCACACAGCAACACTGCCTCTGTATGGATCCGCCTTATTACAATAGGcagcaataaaataaaataaatgatactTTATTTTGCTGACAAAAGATTCTGATTTGATTAAAACTGAGAGTACAATATAATACACACTGGGTCTTACTGTCTCATGGGTCCTTATGGCACTCCCacctcccacactggctgttaaatataaatatgggccatttttttttcaaagttgtccacttttttttggatttggaaatttttatgtggtatACTCAgattactcagaatcgcgagctcattcaatcctaataggagaaaaaagtgtcccaaggttttttcccattccgttaccattttttcatacattttatggcggtaacggaatggaaggtttgaaaaatgtataatcatcttgggacattttttttctccttttaggatcgaaagacctcgcgattctgagtatgaatcgcgtaaaaaatgcccatagtacaaaaaaagtggggtggacaactttgaaaaacatttttcaaaaacatCCAAATGGTAATCCCAGTCAcaccatgttatataacatttataacagccagtgtaggagaaaaaaaatgtaataatggtGCTGTCCCTATCACACCATGttacataatttttttattgttcatATTTTGTTTCACAATGAATATATTTTGTGAGTGTGTATCCTGCAcactaattaaaattttactGGTATTTAATAGTATTTCTAATTACCTCTTTCTCTTTACCAAACAGATTATCATTAAAAGGTTCCGAAGCCAGATGTTTTGAGACAAACTCGGGATTGCTGAAAGGTACATTAGCAACAGAATGCCCCAGGAAATACTGCTCAGGTGTGTAGAACTTGAGACCCAAGTTTTCAGCCATAAGCTTGTCGGCCATGGAGTGATCTTTCTTCTTTCCTGGTGCCCAGTTGGCTACTCTGCCGGCGGCATCACCACAGTAGAAACTTTTATCCATGTGTACTTCTATGCCATcatttttctgaaaaaaatacaGAATTCAATAGTCTTCTTTAATCTAATATGTTATTAAACAACTATAACTATTAACATGAATATAATATGGCAGCTTACAAGCATTCAATCAAAGGCATgcaatatatttaattaaatatttagagGTCTTATTCTATGTGAAAATAATAtagtaaggactgtatcgttaagtataaggacaaaacaaacttcgtctaaatgttgacatgtgcataattttgtattattatgttccgagagtatgatcttaaggtattggtaagtactatttgatataaggtctgattttttttttattttagggactttatggtactttcattaaggtctagcaaataaatttcggacaacccctatctggcttaatttgagaatatttcaatgactctttgtacgatttcaacaaacaaaggttaatatgctgccaaaacatattctttaagagtcctcttcatgatttttccaattgggtacttgtagaataaatgcggcgaatttatataatttaaaaaaacgcaattttgagcaacgttccggattgccgtaaatttttgatgctagcaggatgagagaaacagataaaaaaattagccataggccaaagcctaattgacattcatggtgtttgaacagtgcttaaaccagatcgatataaacaatgtatgatagtcaaattcgacatcaaagtcgaagttagagtaagcaccatgccacattctctaaatggccgccatacacagatcctgaactatatttttttaaaataacagtggctagactatgtccagatattctgctttgtggatcatgtgtcgttgaggttcgcaccatacaattttttttcgcaatcgtatcgtcttttacgcactttgtgaattttctagtagcacttgtccgaaatcgtaattggtactcgggaggattaagtcaatactgtctaaaccatatgctttacgtcgagtttctaggacaaaatgtgtaccttattatgtgccttattaagcccatggcttgttataagaaaaaaatataatagcaaaaaaatacagctactcaaagttgtcttcatacttaacaatACAGTCTTTATTAAAGATTATTTTTGTTCCAAGGTGAGCTACTTATAATTTAATATACCTAATGTACTTTACCTTTGTAATTTACCTTTGTATGTAAATTACTGTAAATAACTTTAAAAGTAAGGTATAATAATTTATGTTTGCTATCCAATGCTGTGTCATAGAGGTTTTTAttttctgtaggtatatttaattcATGTCAACATATACATTTGCATGCTGTTTATAACAGCTGAAGAAGGTGGAACTATTTTATACTAATAAGacgctatgtaccctttttctgcaaataaaagatttctttctttctttctttcttactATTATGAGGCAAATAGCACACACTTGAGTTCTACTTCTGTAGTTTTTTCTTCAATCAACTTACCTTTTCAGTTAAATAATTCCACATCCCGGGAGTAGGCTTCCTATAAAACCCTTTCCCAGTAGCTATGTATGCTTGTATAGGCACATCTAATTTTGCAActatattttctattttctTCTTAAAATCCTCTATTTTTACCCTACCATTACCGATAGGAGCTTGATTACTTAGAAttactactttaaaattcaTAGAATATAAGTCTTTTAATTTCTGTGATACCGGAGGGAAGGCAATCTGCCAATCATTAGTGTCCACAGGATGGACTTTCCCtgatttagttttaattagtgTTCCATCCATATCAAAAGCAGCTATTTTATGGCTAGATTTGACACCTTTAGATGTAAATATGTAGAGTTCTCCTTTGTCTATTTCCTCCCATACATTTTCAACTGCTTCTGGTATATCTTGATCCATTGTTTTTTCAGTCTTTTTAGTAGAGTTAGATGTGTCTGACTCCTCTTCAACTTTTAGGTTTTTCCTTTTCCTAGGTGATTCTTCCTCTTCCTCTAATTTTCTTTTGGTGTTAACTTTAGGTGGATCAAATCCTTCTGGGGGAGGATCAAACTCTATAACATGAGAGTAGAAGTTAagtaatatttcaatttttgtACCATGTCCTAGTTTGTATGTGGCATCTTTTTTCATAGCAAAGCCATCGAGACCAGACGGGTTTATTCCAATTTGTTTCACTTCAACAACACATTCATTGCAATCTGCTTTTAAACTCACTGGAAACAAACAAGAATTATTTAGACACACAAACTGAAGAATAATGAATAAAGATACTACAACAAAATGTTTTACTAAAACTAGAATATTATGGAACAAAAACCTAAAATCTAGAGGCTACCGACCAGCAGTCCGTTCACCAAGACGGTGTTTCAATAAAAGTAGATTCAAACTCAGTACAATGTGTGCCCGACTTAATCTTTATACATATCTCGATTCGCGCGATACGATAACACTCACATTGATGACGAGAGCATGACTGATCTTTTATCTTGGTGATTTTACTTCGACCCGTTAGGATTTCAACGTTGTGCGGCAACTTGACAGGCGCGTGCGAGTCTAGTAAACATCGTAAAAAGCACTGGCGAACCATTTCTTACAACTTTTAATACATGAGATTCAACAGATATCTCTACTCAATTGttatgtatgtaaatgtaatgATTACAATTCAATGAAAGCATTTATTTCGAGTTCAAAATAACAACCAGAAAATACGGAAATTAAACTTATTGACAAtgacaaatgacatttttaaattttgacaTGTCAGCTGTTAAGCGGGTCGTTCCAAAACTTCCGATTATATCCTAACTTTAGTAAcagaagagtttttttttaaatgtaatttattatttttctgtaaATTTAGTTTCTTCTTTAACTTTTATGGGATGGAATACTTATTCCATCCCATAAAAGTTATACTTATGATACTTATGAAAAATTATACTTGTGATACTTATCAGTccagacatcggattccgtgg is part of the Leguminivora glycinivorella isolate SPB_JAAS2020 chromosome 10, LegGlyc_1.1, whole genome shotgun sequence genome and encodes:
- the LOC125230269 gene encoding uncharacterized protein F21D5.5 isoform X1 → MVRQCFLRCLLDSHAPVKLPHNVEILTGRSKITKIKDQSCSRHQLSLKADCNECVVEVKQIGINPSGLDGFAMKKDATYKLGHGTKIEILLNFYSHVIEFDPPPEGFDPPKVNTKRKLEEEEESPRKRKNLKVEEESDTSNSTKKTEKTMDQDIPEAVENVWEEIDKGELYIFTSKGVKSSHKIAAFDMDGTLIKTKSGKVHPVDTNDWQIAFPPVSQKLKDLYSMNFKVVILSNQAPIGNGRVKIEDFKKKIENIVAKLDVPIQAYIATGKGFYRKPTPGMWNYLTEKKNDGIEVHMDKSFYCGDAAGRVANWAPGKKKDHSMADKLMAENLGLKFYTPEQYFLGHSVANVPFSNPEFVSKHLASEPFNDNLFGKEKEILVLVGFPGSGKSFLAKQIENKSQHKYVAVCRDVLGSWQKCAAEAKKLLQQGKSVIVDSTNPDVESRGRWTSLAKEMGVQCRCARMSTTKAHAQHNNKFRELMKIKHVPVNDIVFHSYKNKYTEPSPSEGFKEVIVVNFNPCFEDKQAEEVYRMHLLEK
- the LOC125230269 gene encoding uncharacterized protein F21D5.5 isoform X2 — protein: MKKDATYKLGHGTKIEILLNFYSHVIEFDPPPEGFDPPKVNTKRKLEEEEESPRKRKNLKVEEESDTSNSTKKTEKTMDQDIPEAVENVWEEIDKGELYIFTSKGVKSSHKIAAFDMDGTLIKTKSGKVHPVDTNDWQIAFPPVSQKLKDLYSMNFKVVILSNQAPIGNGRVKIEDFKKKIENIVAKLDVPIQAYIATGKGFYRKPTPGMWNYLTEKKNDGIEVHMDKSFYCGDAAGRVANWAPGKKKDHSMADKLMAENLGLKFYTPEQYFLGHSVANVPFSNPEFVSKHLASEPFNDNLFGKEKEILVLVGFPGSGKSFLAKQIENKSQHKYVAVCRDVLGSWQKCAAEAKKLLQQGKSVIVDSTNPDVESRGRWTSLAKEMGVQCRCARMSTTKAHAQHNNKFRELMKIKHVPVNDIVFHSYKNKYTEPSPSEGFKEVIVVNFNPCFEDKQAEEVYRMHLLEK